In the Telopea speciosissima isolate NSW1024214 ecotype Mountain lineage chromosome 6, Tspe_v1, whole genome shotgun sequence genome, CTTTTAGTTTTGTTCCAACCAGGGCTTGAAACTTAGACAATTTGGAGATTTTGATCAGTTTCGATGGAGATTTAATTCCATTTGTGGGGCTTTTCCCTTCAAAAGTTTATATTGAAGTTGTGATTAGAATTCGAGAACTTGACTCAAGGTGCTGTCCAAGATTTTGATCAGTTTCGATGGAGATTTAGTTCATTTGCGGGGCTTTTCCCTTCAAAAGTTTATATTGAAGTTGTGATCAGAATTCGAGTACTTGACTCAAGGTGCTGTCCAAATTGAGTGCACAAGTCAAGTTTAGAGGACAGAAAATATTAAACCCTATAAAAACATATCCATACGTGTGATGCGATCTACCACTGAGAGAGTGATAGTAAGTTTTTTCATTATTCacaagtttcaatttttttttttttattaaaaaaaaaaaaaaaaattttaacttaCTGAACAtataaattcataaacaatcTGCGACACCTAATACCTCCATCTTTCTACCCTACCTCTCGTAGATAAATTGTGAGTAAACTCCACAACTTACCTGTCACTTTTTAATAACAAAGTTTTCAAGCCTAGAACTACACAACTGAATATCATGCATAACTTAAACAGTTCCACGGCCAACAAGAATTTTAAAATAGTAAGAACTTCTGTAAGCATCTCGGTATCGATTGCCGGTGAAACTGATCCTTATTGGCCGTAGTGAACCAATATGGGTTCAAAACATCctttttttcaaccaaaaaatagATGCCTATTCAGTACCAGCCAATCTGTATCGCTCAGATATCGATATTGGTCACAGCCAACACCAATACgaatacgataccaatacccAAAACCATGCTGCCATTGGGGATCTTCTACTGTGGTCTCGATATGAGTGACCGGTATGAGTGACCGGAGGCAGACCTGAATATTCACATGGAGCTCAGCAATGTTCAATCAAATCCTTTCTGTTCCAATAATTGATGTGAATAATCtctttctgcatttttttgggttgacaCTTTTGAGTTTGAGAAGCCAAACTCAATCAGTGGACTGTGAAACTGCTTTTTATTTTAAGTGTTTCTGGAAGGGCAGAGAGATTTAACAGTTTCACCATGGAGAAGCAATGGTATACAAGATCATCCAGAACAAATGAGTGAAAATGCTTCTACTAATCGTTAACCAATTAACACCAGATTTAAGAGCTGAAGCCTGCTACagattttgacattttaaaacAGTGAAGCTGTCAGAAATTCCAATGCTCACATAAAAATTCCACATAATTTCGGATTTGAAGGAATCTAAAGGAGCTAGAAAGCCTCCGTATTCAAGTTCTTGAGTACATATGCTTGATTTACAACTCTTaactcatctttttttttttttttgggggggggggggagggtcaAAATCCATTAAAGAACGGAGGAGCCCTGATATATCCTTCTTGTGATCCGAAGTACTATGGCTTCTGTTCCTTTGCGGAATTGGAGTTGTGTTTGTCTTCAAATTCCTTCTCCGAGCCGAAGAAAAACCTATTCATGGAACGTTCTGCTGATTTTAATGACTTCTTGATCTGCCATTAAAAAGCTTCATTTTATTAGAacattagagagaaaaaaatttgtaGTTCAGTTTTGTCGTTCTTGTCTGCCTTGCCTCTCTAGGATAGCAACCCAAACTCTCTAATGATTGGAATTTTAGGTTAATGAATGTAATGTTCCATAACTCTgagcaattttatttttcttaaatgaaATTTTAGAGGAAACCTCTGCAACTTGGAAGGAACAGATATAGTCTATGTTTAAGAAAACTTTCAGGAAAGAAGCTAATAAATAAGAACTAACCAATAAAAGATTAATTGACAGAAATAATGAAGACCGCCCATAAGAGAACCACAAAAtcgaaagagatgagaaatcgAATCCAACTAACTTATCCTCTTCTGCAATTCCAAAGGGGCATATTATGAGAAATCCCAataaactattaaaaaaaaaaaaaaacaatcataaataagcaaactgatcgttcctcttcttcccattcAAAGTTGggattcaaaaaagaaaaatcccaaATGAATACTTACAGGATCGAGAACGTTTGGTTCAGGACCGTAATCCGCAGTGaggagaaaataggaagcagtTATAGTGGCAACCACTGTAGATATTCTCACCAGCTTGTCGGTTTTGGGATCCATATGTGCACTAGTTTATCACAGACAGTGGGAGCTAACAGCTTTGTAAAGCAACGAACAAGGGAGGAACTGGGCGGTGTTCGAGAGACCTATTTATCCTTTGGGGAAAATGGTTTTCTCAAAAAGGGAACGAGCACACCAGCATGAAACCGTGACTTGGAATCACGGCTTTCCGGTGAGAACTGGGGAAGTAAAATTACGCCAGTGTGTCAATTGTAAATCGAAATTgaatcaaaccatttaaattGAATTCATATcattttagggagaaagagcgCAACTAGGCTGCGTGGTTTtccatctctcttccctcctgTAGTCTTATGAAACAACATATCTTTCCCTCaatgtggaggagagagagagagagagagagagagagagaggaggtgTTAGCGTACGCTATGTAGCTGGATAGTGTTCTTTCTCATTTAATATTATAGGTTTGATTTTGGATTAAAAATATGGGGCGGTGTTCTTTGTGTCATAGCGCAAGCTACgccaggcacatggggtgggtgcaatgaccatcctgcccccctgagtggcaggcccatgtgcccgagcgcagcctgcgctgcagcacagagaacattctcccatattataaaccatttattaaacaatttgGTTTCGTTTTAAATTGATAAACTGTTGGTTTCAAATGGATTAAAACGATTGGAACTAATATACTATTTAAATGATTATTCATACTAAACCGATTAGTCCATACATTTTACATATGTTTTCTATTGGATTTACTTATGgagcgttgttctctgtgccgcaacacAGGCTgcgtccaggcacatgggggtgggcacaatgaccaccttgcccccctaAGTGGGAGGCCCATcacccatgtgcctgggcgcagcctacgctgcggcgtagagaacattctcccttaactTATTTACACTTTGTGAATTattttagggagaaagttctttgtctGGAGAGTgtgcctatgccagcactcccatgagtctgtctctctcctcccaatttgaaaagacacctctaccctcttgttttgaggaggagagagatagacacatgggagtgctggcatataggccacactcccgaatagaaaactacttcccattattttaatctttttttttttttttcttttccatttcttaAGTCACAATTTGAGACTAGATGTCCTGATTCAAGACCAGTAAAAATAGATTCATTCCCAAATAAGCCTAAAATTGGTAACTTGAATTGACAACAAAGCCGAAACTAAAACTGATAAATCCTTTTAATTGTAAATGTTTATTAACTAGTTTCTATTTGGAATGTTAGAAGCGATGACTAAATGGATCGATACTAAGTTATACTTTTCATAATTCATACATTAAACACTTAAACCAAATGGGAACTGAACCGATTAACATTCTTACTTTTAGGTGTTGGTGTCAATAAGGTAGTGTCAAAATGATACATCATGTAACTCACAGCGAATAAGATATTGAGATGCATTCTCCAGTGGTTGTCCAGTGTGGTGGGCGCAACTGAGATCTGAGAGAGACGAGAGGGAAGATAGGAGTTAAGATAGAGGAGATCCATATCTTTTTCCGACGTTCTCAGTCGAGGTTGGCGTTGCAATGAGTGATCTCCGGCAAGGTCAGTGTCGGCAGCGGTGATTTCTTCCCCTCTTCCCTCGGTACATCACAATGGGGAAGAAAtgttttatgtttgtttttccattttaaaagTGCtcaatgactattttaccctcatCAAAATGTTTATTAATATGCACGTGGCTtaggaaaaagttttccttcaccttgTGTAGACCGTGGAGGAAATGGACATCCCATCGAGACCTTGTCTGTTTGATGGAGAAAAATAGGATGGAAAATTTGTATTTGTTCCTCGTAGACTATCATAAAAGTGATGATAAAATTATCAAACAATCTCATTAAATGCATTAATTTTGATGATATGACACTCCATTGACTAAATAGAAGCGCATCCACGGCTTATAAGGTTCAATTTGTTAAGGAGAAGAGTGCCAATGTTAGTTAGACTATTAGGATCTATTTTTACATGTCACTATCAGTATCTATATGGTTCTAGAACCTTACCTGTACACATCTGCTCATATAGCCTTTTGTACAATCTCTATATATACTATAATTCATTTCATTAATGATAAGTGAAGATATCATTTAtccacatggtatcaaagcatttTATGCTCCTACGAGTGTTAGTTTCTCTATTGTgactttgctttcttcttaaaATGTCCTCTGAAATCTTCGGCGATCTGTCGCCCAGCGCCACCACCATCGTGCCTTCGCTGGTTTTCTTGAATGCCACCACTGCAATTCCACTCAAACTCACGGCAGCCAACTATTTACTTTGGCGAGCTCAGTTTCTTCCGCTCTTGCAAGGTCACAACCTTCTTGGATATGTCGATGGCACATTTCCAAGACCTAATTCCTCGATTGCAGACTCGTCACAGCTCTGGGATCACCAAGATCAGCTAATATTAAGCTGGATCATATCTTCACTATCTGATGAGACCTTGCCACACATCATCTGTGCGAGAACCTCGTTTGAGGCATGGAATACGCTCAATCGAGTTTTCACCCCAGCTTCCAGATCTCGTGTTATGGATCTCAAGAATCGACTCTTGTGCCTTCAGAAAGGCACTTCTACAGTTCCTGAGTTCCTTCTCGAAGTACGATCAGTGGCTGATGCTCTTGCCGTTATTAATAATCCAGTATCCGATGAGGATCTGGTTCTTGCAACCTTGCGCGGTCTTGGCGATGATTTTCGTGACTTTGCCACTTCTGTGCGCATCCGTGCTTAACCGATCACCTTCCTAGATCTATGTGGCCCTCTCGTGACTCAGGAACTCTACTTATCTTCTTCAGCAGTCGCTGCAACTGCCCGGATCTTGACGGCAAATGTTGCCACCGGTTCTGATTGCAATCTTGGATCTGATCGTCCTGGACATAATGATCGTAATTCTCGCTTCCGCGGTCGCCGATAGTATTACTCAAATCAAGGGCGCAATGATGGCAATAATGGTCGCCAATATTCTCCCAGGGGCTCTGGCAATGGTTATCGTTCTTATCCTGCCAGTAAAGGCAATGGTTTCAATAACCGAAGCTCGACTTCTAGTACCTCTGATGGTTATCGCCCTTACACTGGTTACAGAGGCAATTCCAAAGGCTCCAATGGTTCTGCTGCTTCAGGTGAGCCATCCTTTCTCAATTCTCCTCACACTACCTGTCAGATTTGTCGTATGGAGGGTCATGTTGCTGGACAATGTCCCCAACAATTCAATCATGCTTATTTGGGTAAGTTTAGCTCCTCTGCTATACTTGGCTCTTCATTTTCACCCAATCTTTGGCTTCTTGATGGTGGTTCTAACAACCACATTACCGCAGACATGTCCAATTTAGCCATTTGTGACTCATATTCTGGATCTGACAGCATCATTGTTGGCAATGGCCAAGGTTTGCATATTTCTTATCATGGTTCTGCTACTGTGTCTTCTTCTGATGCTTTATTTCGTTTAACAAATGTTCTTGTTGTTCGTACCATACATTGTAACTTGCTCTCTATTTCTCGATTCTGTGATGACAATGTTGTTTACGTTGAGTTCTATGCCTCTTCCTTTTATATTAAGGACTGCAAGACTCATCAGATTCTGTCTCAAGGCCTGAGTGACAACGGGCTGTTCTGGCTTCAGTTACTGCCCTCCGTGCACGCCAACTCCTCTGTTCAGCTACCTGTTTCCTGCTCTGCTTTGAGTGCCACTGATTGGCAAAGGCGATTGGGGCATCCCTCTGCTCAGCGGTTGCCTCGTATTTTACCTACTTCTTTGCTACCACATGCTAGTTCTAGTACTGTACCATTCTGTGATGCTTGTAGTTGCTCCAAGTCACACAGATTGCCTTTTGTTTCATCTACATCTACTACTTCTGCACCATTGCAGCTTATACACAGTGATGTTTGAGGCCCAGCCCCTGTTGTCTCCTTTGACAAACTTAGATACTATATCATTTTCATAGATGATTTTACCAGATATTGTTGGCTTTATCCTATCTTTAATAAGTTGGACATTGTTTCTGTGTTTTACAAATTTAAATGCCTTGTTGAAAATTACTTTCAATCTTCTATTAAAGTTTTTCAATCTGATGGGGGTGGGGAGTACATCAAACTTACATCATTTCTCTCTACTCATGGGATTTCACATAGATTTTCATGTCCTCACACccaggcccaaaatggccttgCTAAACGAAAGCATCGACATATTGTCGAATCAGCCTTATCACTTCTGTTTCAGGCTGGTATGCCGGCCCTGTTTTGGACAGCAGCTGTTCAAACAAGTGTTTACCTGATTAATAGGCTTCCACTTCCCTCTCTGGGGAACATTTCTCAGTGGGAATGCCTCTTTGGCACCTCACCAGA is a window encoding:
- the LOC122665055 gene encoding uncharacterized protein LOC122665055, whose translation is MDPKTDKLVRISTVVATITASYFLLTADYGPEPNVLDPIKKSLKSAERSMNRFFFGSEKEFEDKHNSNSAKEQKP